One stretch of Planococcus sp. PAMC 21323 DNA includes these proteins:
- a CDS encoding DUF7669 domain-containing protein, whose protein sequence is MRKSTAREEILSAVKIITKERGEEHFSLSEVLEYMKSKETTYKASTIRTHITSKCCTNAPNHHGTVFNDYERIGKGLYRLIH, encoded by the coding sequence ATGCGGAAATCGACCGCTCGAGAAGAAATTCTTTCAGCAGTGAAAATCATTACTAAAGAACGGGGTGAAGAGCATTTTAGTTTAAGTGAAGTACTGGAGTATATGAAAAGCAAAGAGACTACTTATAAAGCAAGTACCATTAGAACACATATTACTTCAAAGTGCTGCACCAATGCTCCTAATCATCATGGAACAGTATTTAATGATTATGAAAGAATCGGGAAAGGATTGTATCGCCTGATCCATTGA
- a CDS encoding DUF4839 domain-containing protein: MKKLMFILSLTIVAVLSVACADEADPNILKVSKSSDEIIGENYETVITELKAVGFTDIETKVLDDLITEWLTKDGEIEQVEIDGKAEFNAKDSFQKDSKVIITYHIFPEEEKADEKAVDEKSSDKDEELNKEDKVEETANEELGDDETDKQANNEVAGEEVTEKTKAESSPQVLTIKNNEELAALLAVKDEYDPIISEFTKKYAGRTIEFDANIVNMMNHGSYDTRYDILMFSGDFSETTFSGPNFKFEDVNMNNLNLTGSNIPDYLRMGQNLRITAIVEEFDEDMGIVFLDPVITEIR, translated from the coding sequence ATGAAAAAACTGATGTTTATTCTCTCGTTAACGATTGTTGCTGTGCTTAGTGTGGCTTGTGCTGATGAAGCAGACCCAAATATTCTAAAAGTAAGTAAATCTTCAGATGAAATAATTGGAGAAAACTATGAGACAGTTATAACAGAATTAAAGGCAGTAGGGTTTACCGATATCGAGACAAAGGTACTCGATGATTTGATTACCGAATGGTTAACAAAAGATGGAGAAATTGAGCAAGTTGAGATTGATGGGAAAGCGGAGTTTAATGCAAAGGATAGTTTTCAGAAAGACTCCAAGGTAATCATTACTTATCATATATTCCCTGAAGAAGAGAAAGCTGATGAAAAAGCTGTAGATGAAAAAAGTTCTGATAAAGACGAAGAATTAAACAAAGAAGATAAAGTAGAAGAAACTGCTAATGAAGAGTTAGGTGACGATGAAACTGATAAACAAGCAAATAATGAAGTTGCAGGGGAAGAGGTAACTGAAAAGACAAAGGCAGAAAGCAGTCCGCAAGTGCTGACGATTAAAAATAATGAAGAATTGGCAGCCCTTTTAGCAGTTAAAGATGAATACGATCCAATAATCAGCGAATTCACTAAGAAGTATGCTGGTCGAACAATTGAATTTGATGCAAATATTGTAAATATGATGAATCATGGAAGTTATGATACCAGATATGACATTTTGATGTTTTCAGGGGACTTCAGTGAAACTACATTTAGTGGACCAAATTTTAAATTCGAAGATGTTAATATGAACAATTTAAACCTTACGGGTTCTAATATACCTGATTATTTAAGAATGGGACAAAATCTTCGGATCACTGCTATCGTAGAAGAATTTGATGAAGACATGGGGATTGTTTTTCTTGATCCTGTAATTACTGAAATAAGGTAG
- a CDS encoding DUF4126 domain-containing protein gives MEMILAICIGLALSATVGFRIFTPLFITGVFERADWITVSEGFSWLGSTPALIAFGAAIVFEVAVNYIPAVGSMMKFIATPIAALAGILLTASFIGDMNPLLEWSIAIIGGGGVATASHTAMTAVKGVSETALLSPAVAVVEDVTATTVPIAIFLIPVLAIVFVVLMPLLIFIYYPKRKQQKNNHNTV, from the coding sequence ATGGAGATGATTCTTGCAATATGCATCGGCTTGGCTTTGAGCGCGACAGTCGGATTCCGGATTTTTACGCCTTTATTTATAACTGGTGTTTTCGAACGGGCAGACTGGATTACGGTGTCAGAAGGATTTAGCTGGCTCGGCAGCACCCCTGCGTTGATTGCATTCGGAGCGGCAATCGTATTTGAAGTAGCGGTCAATTACATTCCGGCTGTCGGATCAATGATGAAATTTATTGCCACGCCGATCGCGGCACTTGCGGGTATCCTGCTAACAGCGTCATTCATTGGAGATATGAATCCGCTGCTTGAATGGAGCATCGCTATTATTGGCGGCGGTGGAGTTGCCACGGCATCACATACTGCGATGACTGCTGTTAAAGGGGTAAGCGAAACGGCGTTGCTCAGTCCTGCTGTCGCCGTTGTGGAAGATGTAACTGCAACGACAGTACCGATTGCCATTTTCCTGATTCCGGTGCTGGCCATTGTTTTTGTTGTGCTGATGCCACTGTTGATTTTCATTTATTACCCTAAGCGAAAACAGCAGAAGAATAATCATAATACTGTTTAA
- a CDS encoding helix-turn-helix domain-containing protein encodes MVKYSEEFKLQMVKEYVDGTLGYKLLARKYALPDPSRIRRWVRAYRAFGQKGLRRKQTKQVYSVQFKVDVLHFMKQTGASYQDTAIEFEMNEPSIVARWNREFLAKGVKGLEERAKGRPSMSKKPKQKPIKLEKTLSREEQLERENELLRLEVAYLKKLKAFQENPDAFLEKHKQRWRSNSTKKDSD; translated from the coding sequence ATGGTGAAATATAGTGAAGAGTTCAAGTTGCAGATGGTGAAAGAATACGTGGATGGGACGCTGGGCTATAAGCTATTAGCCCGTAAATACGCACTGCCTGATCCGTCTCGAATTAGACGCTGGGTACGTGCTTATCGGGCGTTTGGACAAAAGGGCTTGCGAAGGAAGCAGACGAAACAGGTGTATTCTGTTCAATTCAAGGTGGATGTATTACACTTTATGAAACAAACAGGTGCTTCCTACCAAGATACTGCGATCGAATTTGAGATGAACGAGCCATCAATCGTTGCGAGGTGGAATCGTGAATTTTTGGCGAAAGGGGTAAAAGGCCTGGAAGAACGAGCGAAAGGACGACCCTCCATGTCAAAAAAACCGAAACAAAAACCCATCAAACTAGAAAAGACGCTATCCCGAGAAGAACAACTGGAACGGGAGAATGAGCTTCTCCGTTTAGAAGTGGCGTATTTAAAAAAGTTAAAAGCTTTCCAGGAGAATCCGGATGCCTTCCTCGAAAAGCACAAGCAGCGCTGGCGTTCGAACTCCACGAAGAAGGATTCCGACTAA
- a CDS encoding IS3 family transposase, with protein MAFELHEEGFRLKDVLKIVNLPEATYHYHRQRFGSEDMDHEWKTMIQSLFEKHEGRYGYRRIHLELQAQGYVINHKKVQRLMGVLALKCVKFIRKSRYKSYKGKVGTIAKNRMNRRFSTPHALQKLTTDVTEFKCTGEEKLYLSPIMDLYNGEIIGLSMAKRPTLDFVMESLHQALPTITGQAVYRTTIHSDQGWHYQHASWVKALKKQQIFQSMSRKGTCADNAAMENFFGLLKQEMYYGEPWVSYDELKRRIDQYISYYNNERIKQKLAGMSPVEYRTHASQLAA; from the coding sequence CTGGCGTTCGAACTCCACGAAGAAGGATTCCGACTAAAGGACGTGTTGAAGATCGTCAATCTTCCGGAAGCGACGTACCATTACCACCGCCAGCGATTCGGTTCGGAAGACATGGACCACGAGTGGAAAACCATGATCCAATCGCTATTCGAAAAACACGAAGGCCGTTACGGGTATCGACGGATTCACTTGGAATTACAAGCACAGGGATACGTCATCAATCACAAGAAAGTTCAACGTCTCATGGGTGTACTGGCGTTGAAATGTGTGAAATTCATTCGGAAGTCTCGCTACAAATCGTATAAGGGCAAAGTCGGAACCATCGCTAAAAATCGAATGAACCGCAGGTTTTCCACTCCACATGCCTTGCAGAAACTGACGACAGACGTCACCGAATTCAAATGTACAGGCGAGGAAAAGCTTTATTTGAGTCCGATCATGGACCTGTATAACGGCGAAATTATCGGGTTGAGCATGGCAAAACGGCCAACTCTCGATTTCGTCATGGAATCGCTTCATCAAGCCCTGCCAACGATCACTGGGCAGGCTGTCTACCGAACCACCATTCATTCCGACCAAGGCTGGCATTATCAGCACGCTTCCTGGGTGAAGGCGTTGAAGAAGCAACAGATCTTCCAAAGCATGTCCCGAAAAGGGACGTGTGCCGACAACGCAGCCATGGAAAATTTCTTCGGCCTCTTGAAACAGGAGATGTATTACGGAGAACCATGGGTATCCTACGACGAATTGAAACGCCGGATCGACCAATACATCTCCTACTACAACAATGAGCGCATCAAACAAAAATTGGCCGGCATGAGTCCGGTGGAATACCGAACGCATGCCAGCCAATTAGCTGCATAA
- a CDS encoding cytochrome P450 produces the protein MAFHDVEEMELFTLEFIKNLYLAYARLREEDPVHQVGFPDGQLG, from the coding sequence ATGGCTTTCCATGACGTCGAAGAAATGGAATTGTTCACACTGGAATTCATAAAGAATCTATACTTGGCTTATGCCCGACTGCGGGAAGAAGATCCAGTGCACCAGGTGGGTTTTCCTGACGGCCAGCTCGGCTAG
- a CDS encoding GntR family transcriptional regulator yields the protein MKATDRIEKIFIQKVLKGELPPQSLLSSERELALDFEVGRPVIREVMQRLERDGWLTIRSGKRAVVNDYWEQGNLMTLNHLLTDEEHIQEEFIVYLMELRKNLAPAYTKDAVNHKALTVASLLSESENIADEPQSFAEYDWHLQKGLAAASPNPIYLLMLNSFQQLYIKTAVHYFQDGQSRQATRKYYRDLMETAMAKDGNWAEILVKKEMEDSIKRWKQQLTTKKKGED from the coding sequence GTGAAAGCGACCGATCGAATAGAAAAGATTTTCATACAAAAAGTGTTGAAAGGGGAATTGCCGCCGCAGTCATTGCTTTCATCCGAACGGGAGCTGGCTTTGGATTTCGAAGTTGGCAGACCCGTAATCCGGGAAGTGATGCAGCGCCTGGAAAGGGACGGCTGGCTGACAATCCGCAGCGGCAAGCGAGCGGTGGTCAATGATTACTGGGAACAGGGCAATTTAATGACCTTGAATCATTTGCTGACAGATGAAGAACATATACAGGAAGAATTTATTGTTTACTTGATGGAACTGAGAAAAAATCTTGCTCCTGCATATACAAAAGATGCAGTGAATCACAAAGCTTTAACGGTGGCTTCGTTATTGAGTGAAAGTGAAAATATTGCCGATGAGCCGCAGAGTTTTGCCGAATATGACTGGCATCTTCAAAAAGGGCTGGCGGCCGCTTCGCCAAATCCGATTTACTTATTGATGTTAAACAGTTTTCAGCAGCTTTACATCAAAACGGCTGTCCATTATTTTCAAGATGGACAGTCTCGTCAAGCGACCAGAAAATATTACCGCGATTTGATGGAAACTGCGATGGCGAAAGACGGTAATTGGGCGGAAATCCTGGTGAAAAAAGAAATGGAAGACAGCATCAAAAGGTGGAAACAGCAATTGACTACGAAGAAAAAAGGAGAAGATTAA
- a CDS encoding sterol desaturase family protein produces MKKIYKEFFLFPDIAVLLVILAASICVQVWHGLTLPAIGLFAFGMLVFMFSEYLSHRFFFHLKAPENSFFLKLLKRLHHDHHKDPNNLHLLFLPLWYSLPQILLISLVFYLVSGSFWLTLAFAAGLKTMLLLYEWKHYVAHRPIKPKTKFGKNVKKLHILHHFKNENYWYGVSTPFVDVLFGTLKDEKDVETSRTAKDLEKRL; encoded by the coding sequence ATGAAAAAAATCTACAAAGAATTCTTTTTGTTTCCGGATATCGCTGTTCTTCTGGTTATTCTCGCTGCCAGTATCTGCGTTCAGGTGTGGCACGGCTTGACTCTGCCGGCAATCGGCTTATTCGCTTTCGGTATGCTGGTCTTCATGTTCAGTGAATATTTGTCGCATCGGTTTTTCTTCCATTTAAAAGCGCCGGAAAACTCTTTTTTTCTGAAATTATTAAAGCGCTTACATCATGACCACCACAAAGATCCGAATAATCTGCACCTGCTGTTTTTACCATTATGGTACAGCCTTCCTCAAATTTTGCTCATCTCTTTGGTTTTTTATCTGGTCTCCGGGAGCTTTTGGCTCACCCTGGCTTTTGCGGCAGGATTAAAAACGATGCTTCTGCTGTATGAATGGAAGCATTACGTGGCGCACCGGCCAATAAAACCGAAAACCAAATTCGGCAAAAATGTGAAGAAATTGCATATTCTCCACCATTTTAAAAATGAAAATTATTGGTATGGCGTCTCAACGCCTTTTGTGGATGTCTTGTTCGGAACGTTGAAAGATGAAAAAGATGTGGAAACGAGCCGAACGGCAAAAGATCTGGAAAAACGGCTGTAG
- a CDS encoding PQQ-dependent sugar dehydrogenase: MKNISWSKLIFFMMLMFALTLAACGNDDTSEEKPTDDSDGTTEESAEEGAEESTNESAETEPKVTEFEPAFPEQTRAPAVKTETEINTEVIVEGLGVSWGMAEFEPNRLLVTQRDSAELLIINLEDGSVSDPIEGTPEVNNEDQGGLLDVATAPDFEDSRLVFMTFSQDIEGGTVTAVGKGVLSEDEASLEGFEVIFQATPAYEGTLHYGGRIIFDEEGNLFLTTGERSDDPIRERAQDLDAYLGKVIHITQDGEPVESNPFVKDEKALDGIYSYGHRNIQGIDYNPATGDLWIVEFGPQAGDELNIIEPSNNYGWPIVSYGIEYTGELINDGISEHEAQGFVEPRYYWDPTSAPSGMAFYNNDAIPEWENNLFIGALAPSYIVRVVIEDDMIVGEERLLTDENERFRDILVTEDGALVAITDGGKVYKLTAAGE, translated from the coding sequence ATGAAAAATATTTCATGGTCAAAATTAATATTTTTTATGATGCTAATGTTCGCATTGACTCTGGCAGCGTGTGGCAATGATGATACTTCAGAGGAAAAACCAACTGATGACTCGGATGGTACAACAGAAGAAAGCGCTGAAGAGGGTGCTGAAGAAAGCACAAATGAAAGCGCAGAAACTGAACCAAAAGTTACGGAGTTTGAACCAGCATTTCCAGAACAAACACGAGCACCTGCAGTAAAGACTGAAACCGAAATTAATACGGAAGTGATTGTTGAAGGTCTTGGCGTGTCTTGGGGTATGGCAGAATTTGAACCAAATCGCTTACTTGTTACGCAAAGAGATTCAGCAGAACTTCTTATTATAAACCTTGAAGACGGTTCTGTTTCAGATCCAATCGAAGGTACACCAGAAGTAAATAACGAAGATCAAGGTGGTTTACTTGATGTAGCCACTGCACCTGATTTTGAAGACTCACGATTAGTCTTTATGACGTTTTCGCAAGATATTGAAGGTGGTACGGTAACGGCTGTCGGTAAAGGTGTTTTGTCAGAAGATGAAGCCTCACTTGAAGGTTTTGAAGTCATCTTCCAAGCGACACCAGCATATGAAGGTACCTTACACTATGGTGGACGGATTATCTTTGATGAAGAGGGCAACCTATTCCTAACAACTGGTGAGCGTTCAGATGATCCTATTCGCGAACGTGCACAAGACTTAGATGCTTATCTAGGTAAAGTCATTCACATCACACAAGATGGAGAACCCGTAGAGTCGAATCCATTTGTCAAAGATGAAAAAGCACTAGATGGTATTTACAGCTACGGTCACCGCAACATTCAAGGGATAGACTATAACCCTGCAACGGGAGACTTATGGATTGTTGAATTCGGTCCACAAGCCGGGGATGAACTGAATATTATTGAACCTAGTAACAACTATGGATGGCCAATTGTTTCTTACGGTATTGAATACACGGGTGAATTGATCAATGATGGTATTTCAGAACATGAAGCGCAAGGCTTTGTTGAACCAAGATATTATTGGGATCCAACAAGTGCACCAAGTGGTATGGCATTCTATAATAACGACGCAATTCCTGAATGGGAAAACAACTTGTTCATCGGTGCTTTAGCGCCGAGCTATATTGTCCGTGTCGTTATTGAAGATGATATGATCGTTGGAGAAGAACGTCTGTTAACGGATGAAAACGAACGTTTCCGTGATATTCTCGTAACTGAGGATGGCGCGCTTGTTGCCATCACTGATGGCGGTAAAGTTTATAAGCTTACTGCAGCAGGTGAATAA
- a CDS encoding SWIM zinc finger family protein, giving the protein MNLRNLKTYVPAVLYKRGLDYFERDFVEQLAEDAPNRWHALVAGTHDYEVMVKLSGEDSVAWTSCTCPFESDSLCKHEVAVCLAIREVKKENSSASIDVLAQLKAMKKAELLEILEELLQKQPAVELYLTEKFSNADGMDEQTACQLIQRSANRASRSGFIEWDRASQSIEGAEEVQEYVDSLQIEQDAEKIICLSLVVIEECCEMLLGADDSAGEISSVVYESLEKINETLANWPVELDESTVDGMLNLLYPHIISGLERDITDAAGDLLESVLQWNDKGDFTGKFYDFIEKVIGSREMQNKSYSYTEERFRMCQLVVLQQDGDQQAIDSFYTEHGQYPEVRKAQVLQALDAGEFEKAAQLCAKSEQLDVKLAGLVHDWKKLRFRAYEGMGNTAELIDLSFQFALDGEEEYYHKLKSLVAMEDWPKKMEAMLAEMKMRPRCRPLYLGILIDEKRFDELLDYCQKDVAAIEHLHPHLLAEYPHEVNEIYTSYIYRVIKQASNRKAYWSACQKIKGFQRALGAEAATGLIKELKFMYPKRRALLDELDKIQ; this is encoded by the coding sequence ATGAACTTACGCAATTTGAAAACCTATGTACCGGCAGTACTTTACAAACGCGGCTTGGATTATTTTGAGCGAGATTTTGTGGAGCAACTGGCAGAAGATGCACCGAATCGCTGGCATGCGTTAGTGGCGGGTACCCATGATTATGAGGTGATGGTTAAGCTATCGGGGGAAGACTCCGTGGCGTGGACTTCTTGTACGTGTCCGTTTGAATCGGATTCGCTGTGCAAGCACGAAGTGGCGGTGTGTTTGGCGATTCGTGAAGTTAAAAAAGAAAACAGTTCGGCAAGCATAGATGTGCTAGCGCAATTAAAAGCAATGAAAAAAGCAGAGCTGCTAGAAATATTAGAAGAGTTGTTACAAAAGCAACCAGCAGTAGAACTTTACTTAACGGAGAAATTTTCGAACGCGGACGGTATGGATGAACAAACTGCGTGCCAACTTATCCAGAGGTCGGCTAACCGCGCGAGTCGAAGTGGGTTTATCGAATGGGACCGGGCAAGTCAGTCGATTGAAGGGGCAGAAGAAGTTCAAGAATATGTAGATAGCTTGCAGATAGAACAAGATGCTGAGAAGATAATTTGCCTCAGTTTGGTTGTCATCGAAGAGTGTTGTGAGATGTTGCTAGGGGCAGATGACTCAGCTGGTGAAATTAGTTCTGTAGTCTATGAAAGTCTTGAGAAGATTAACGAAACGTTAGCAAACTGGCCGGTGGAACTCGACGAATCTACTGTTGATGGTATGCTCAATTTACTTTATCCACATATCATCTCAGGTTTAGAAAGAGATATTACAGACGCTGCGGGTGATTTGCTGGAATCTGTATTGCAATGGAATGATAAAGGCGATTTTACGGGCAAATTCTATGATTTTATTGAAAAAGTGATTGGCAGTAGGGAAATGCAAAATAAGTCGTATTCGTATACCGAAGAGCGGTTCCGTATGTGCCAGCTCGTGGTTTTGCAGCAAGATGGCGATCAGCAAGCGATTGATTCGTTTTATACAGAGCATGGTCAATATCCAGAAGTCCGTAAAGCACAGGTTTTGCAAGCGTTAGATGCGGGTGAATTTGAGAAAGCAGCACAGCTGTGTGCCAAGTCAGAACAATTAGATGTTAAACTGGCAGGCTTAGTACATGACTGGAAAAAGCTGCGCTTTCGAGCTTATGAAGGAATGGGCAATACGGCAGAGTTGATTGATTTAAGCTTTCAGTTTGCGTTGGATGGGGAAGAAGAGTATTACCATAAGTTGAAGAGTCTAGTAGCTATGGAAGACTGGCCGAAAAAGATGGAAGCGATGCTTGCGGAGATGAAAATGCGTCCGCGGTGCCGTCCACTTTATCTTGGCATTTTGATTGATGAAAAGAGGTTTGATGAACTGCTGGACTATTGCCAGAAAGATGTCGCTGCCATCGAACATCTGCATCCGCATTTGTTAGCTGAGTATCCACATGAAGTGAACGAAATTTATACGAGCTATATCTACCGAGTAATCAAACAAGCTTCCAACCGAAAAGCTTATTGGAGTGCATGTCAAAAAATTAAAGGTTTCCAACGAGCACTTGGAGCTGAGGCGGCAACGGGTCTGATCAAAGAGCTGAAGTTTATGTATCCGAAACGTAGAGCGTTGTTGGATGAGTTGGATAAGATTCAGTAG
- a CDS encoding GmrSD restriction endonuclease domain-containing protein — protein MSNYTVSNTTINALISWIEQDIIAIPEIQRPFVWDAIKVRDLIDSLYKDYPVGYIITWQNPNIRLKDGSISSGKKILIDGQQRVTALMAALAGLEVVDKDYKRRGIKIAFNPLEERFEVSNPAIEKNSRWISNIAKLFLSSFSTFAFVNEYCSKNIEANPDAIHKVLQNLVNIRNSSIGIIDLSHNLDIEKVTEIFIRINSAGVVLSQADFAISKITSNEDFNGPTIRKTIDYFSNLIRNPEVFKNIKTNDTDFSGTLNFRKISWVSSYNTSVYEPSYSDLLRVAFTFKFRRGKLANLVSLLSGRDFETRENKSEIIESSFKDLEQAVLQFVDETNFKRFVLIVKSAGIIDKKLIRSQNALNFAYILFLLLREKGFEGTKINHIVRRWLVLSILTQRYSSSPESQFEYDVKKFADTEDPLKYLKDIEEGELSEAFWNNVLVSSLDTSVTSSPFFNLFIMAQIYEKDFAFLSKSVTIQHLIEERGDIHHVFPKDYLKKNGFTNRSTYNQIANYVYTEQVVNLAVRNKPPKLYLSKVLSNDADYLSEISTQSELDKNFEMNAVPKVLYGMEALDYQEFLLERRKLMAKKIERFYKSL, from the coding sequence ATGTCGAACTATACTGTAAGCAATACAACTATAAATGCTTTAATTAGCTGGATCGAGCAAGACATAATAGCTATTCCAGAAATACAACGTCCGTTCGTTTGGGATGCTATTAAGGTAAGAGATTTAATTGATTCTTTATATAAGGATTATCCAGTAGGTTATATTATTACTTGGCAAAATCCAAACATTCGTTTGAAGGATGGATCGATATCAAGTGGTAAAAAAATCTTGATTGACGGACAGCAACGTGTAACGGCACTTATGGCAGCACTTGCAGGGTTAGAAGTAGTTGATAAGGATTATAAACGTAGAGGCATTAAAATTGCTTTCAATCCACTAGAAGAAAGATTCGAAGTTTCTAATCCTGCTATCGAAAAGAATAGCCGTTGGATTTCTAATATAGCTAAGTTGTTTTTATCTTCATTTAGTACATTTGCATTTGTAAACGAATATTGTTCGAAAAATATCGAGGCAAATCCTGATGCTATACATAAAGTGTTACAAAATTTGGTTAATATACGAAATAGCTCAATAGGTATTATAGATCTTTCACATAATTTAGATATTGAAAAAGTAACTGAAATTTTTATACGAATAAATTCTGCAGGCGTGGTACTAAGTCAAGCGGATTTTGCTATTTCCAAAATCACTTCAAACGAAGATTTTAATGGACCTACCATTAGGAAAACTATTGATTATTTTAGCAACTTAATACGAAATCCAGAAGTCTTTAAAAATATAAAAACTAATGATACCGACTTTTCTGGAACCTTGAATTTTCGTAAGATATCGTGGGTAAGTAGTTACAATACTAGTGTCTATGAACCGAGCTATTCCGACTTATTAAGAGTTGCATTTACCTTTAAATTTCGGAGGGGCAAGCTTGCGAATTTAGTGAGTTTATTGTCTGGGCGAGATTTTGAAACTCGCGAAAATAAATCTGAAATTATTGAGTCTTCTTTTAAAGATTTAGAGCAAGCCGTATTACAATTTGTGGATGAAACTAATTTCAAACGATTTGTGCTGATTGTTAAATCCGCAGGCATAATTGATAAAAAGTTGATCCGATCTCAAAATGCATTAAATTTTGCTTATATTCTTTTTCTACTTTTGCGTGAGAAAGGTTTTGAAGGTACAAAAATCAATCATATAGTTAGAAGATGGCTTGTCTTATCCATATTGACACAACGTTATTCATCTTCTCCAGAGTCTCAATTTGAGTATGATGTGAAAAAATTCGCTGATACTGAGGATCCATTGAAGTATTTAAAAGATATTGAAGAAGGGGAACTGTCAGAAGCATTTTGGAACAACGTGCTTGTTTCAAGTTTGGATACGTCAGTTACAAGTAGTCCGTTTTTTAATCTATTTATTATGGCACAAATTTATGAAAAAGATTTTGCTTTCTTATCAAAATCTGTTACGATTCAACATTTGATTGAAGAGCGGGGAGATATACATCATGTTTTTCCTAAAGATTATTTGAAGAAAAATGGTTTTACAAACCGAAGTACGTACAACCAAATTGCTAATTACGTCTATACAGAACAAGTTGTAAACTTAGCAGTAAGAAATAAACCTCCAAAATTATATTTGTCTAAGGTACTATCTAATGATGCAGATTATCTAAGTGAAATATCTACACAATCAGAACTTGATAAAAATTTCGAAATGAATGCAGTTCCAAAAGTTCTTTACGGTATGGAAGCTTTAGATTATCAAGAATTCTTATTAGAAAGACGAAAGTTGATGGCAAAAAAAATTGAACGGTTCTATAAAAGTTTATAG
- a CDS encoding IS256 family transposase, protein MTQFTTDIMQALVKKEDISEVFRKHLETAVNTLLQTELTAFLDYEKYDRIGFNSGNSRNGVYTRTLHTEYGDLELSMPRDRNGEFNQQTVAPYKRSNDTLEAFVIHMFQKGVTMSEISDLIEKMYGHHYTPQTISNMTKVMSEQVEAFKSRPLDQRYACVYLDATYISLKRDTVSKEAVYITVGIREDGSKEVLAYTVAPTESAFVWEEVLLDLKERGVEEVLLFISDGLKGITDRIFSVFPDAQYQACCVHLSRGIRHKVRVTNRKEILDDFKSVYRAENRELGEKALKVFVDKWKTAYPKVTKSLEANPYIFTFYSFPKSIWRSIYSTNLIESFNKNVKKYSKRKEQFPNEDSLDRFLVSQFEIYNQKFSTRCHIGFDQARAELAEMFKQS, encoded by the coding sequence ATGACTCAGTTTACAACAGATATTATGCAAGCTCTAGTAAAAAAAGAAGACATCTCCGAAGTTTTCCGTAAGCACCTGGAGACGGCGGTCAATACGCTCCTCCAAACAGAACTTACAGCTTTCCTGGATTACGAAAAATACGACCGCATCGGTTTCAATTCCGGCAACTCACGCAACGGTGTCTACACGCGGACACTCCATACGGAGTATGGGGATTTGGAGCTTTCGATGCCACGGGACCGGAACGGCGAATTCAACCAACAGACGGTCGCTCCGTACAAGCGCTCAAACGATACGCTGGAAGCCTTCGTTATTCATATGTTCCAAAAAGGCGTGACGATGTCCGAAATATCGGATTTGATCGAGAAGATGTACGGTCATCATTACACGCCACAAACCATTTCTAATATGACGAAAGTGATGAGCGAACAGGTCGAAGCGTTTAAATCTCGTCCATTAGATCAGCGCTATGCTTGCGTCTATCTCGATGCAACTTACATTTCTCTCAAGCGCGACACGGTCTCGAAGGAAGCTGTCTATATTACTGTTGGCATCCGAGAGGACGGCTCAAAAGAAGTGTTGGCCTATACAGTGGCCCCTACGGAATCCGCATTCGTTTGGGAAGAAGTCCTGTTGGACTTGAAAGAGCGCGGTGTCGAAGAGGTGCTTTTGTTTATCTCCGACGGCTTGAAAGGCATCACTGATCGCATCTTTTCGGTCTTTCCCGATGCTCAATATCAGGCGTGCTGCGTCCACCTGTCGCGTGGTATCCGACACAAAGTTCGCGTCACCAATCGCAAGGAAATTCTTGATGATTTCAAATCGGTCTATCGGGCAGAGAACCGGGAACTGGGTGAAAAAGCGTTGAAAGTCTTTGTCGATAAATGGAAAACGGCCTATCCCAAAGTGACGAAATCGTTGGAAGCGAATCCCTATATTTTCACCTTCTACAGTTTCCCAAAATCCATTTGGCGAAGCATCTATTCGACGAACCTGATCGAATCGTTCAACAAGAACGTAAAGAAATACAGCAAACGCAAGGAGCAATTTCCGAACGAAGATTCCTTAGATCGCTTCTTGGTTTCCCAATTTGAAATCTATAACCAGAAATTCTCCACCCGTTGCCATATCGGATTCGATCAAGCCCGTGCAGAGCTGGCTGAGATGTTCAAGCAATCTTAA